A single window of Helicobacter pylori NCTC 11637 = CCUG 17874 = ATCC 43504 = JCM 12093 DNA harbors:
- a CDS encoding MFS transporter yields the protein MSPQPATKKPLKSLLAASSGNLVEWYDFYAYAFLAPYFAKEFTHTNDPTLALISAFLVFMLGFFMRPLGSLFFGKLGDKKGRKTSMVYSIILMALGSFLLALLPTKEIVGEWAFLFLLLARLLQGFSVGGEYGVVATYLSELGKNGKKGFYGSFQYVTLVGGQLLAIFSLFIVENIYTHEQISAFAWRYLFALGGILALLSLFLRNIMEETMDSKTTPKTTIKEETQRGSLKELLHHKKALMIVFGLTMGGSLCFYTFTVYLKIFLTNSSSFSPKESSFIMLLALSYFIFLQPLCGMLADKIKRTQMLMVFAITGLIVTPVVFYGIKHATSVYEALFYEILALSSMSFYTCIAGVIKAELFPEHVRALGVGLAYAIANALFGGSASYIALEFKQHGFEWGFVGYVMLSIIIFMVMVILFPKKTYLE from the coding sequence ATGAGCCCCCAACCCGCCACCAAAAAACCCTTAAAATCCCTTTTAGCCGCTAGTTCAGGTAATTTAGTGGAATGGTATGACTTTTACGCTTATGCGTTCTTAGCGCCTTATTTCGCTAAGGAATTTACCCACACGAACGACCCCACTTTAGCGCTAATCTCAGCTTTTTTAGTTTTCATGCTAGGGTTTTTCATGCGCCCTTTGGGGAGTTTGTTTTTTGGTAAATTGGGGGATAAAAAGGGGCGTAAAACTTCTATGGTGTATTCCATTATCCTTATGGCGCTAGGCTCTTTTTTGCTCGCATTGCTCCCCACTAAAGAAATCGTAGGGGAATGGGCGTTCTTGTTTTTATTATTAGCCAGGCTTTTACAGGGCTTTAGCGTGGGAGGAGAATATGGCGTGGTCGCTACTTACCTCTCTGAATTGGGCAAGAATGGCAAAAAAGGTTTTTATGGCTCTTTTCAATATGTAACTTTAGTTGGAGGGCAACTCTTAGCTATTTTTTCACTCTTTATCGTTGAAAACATTTACACGCATGAGCAAATCAGTGCGTTTGCTTGGCGTTATTTATTCGCTTTAGGGGGTATATTAGCCCTACTCTCGCTCTTTTTAAGAAATATCATGGAAGAAACTATGGATAGTAAAACAACTCCCAAAACCACTATTAAAGAAGAAACCCAAAGGGGCAGTTTAAAAGAATTGCTCCACCATAAAAAAGCCTTAATGATAGTCTTTGGGCTAACTATGGGAGGGAGTTTGTGTTTTTATACTTTTACGGTGTATTTAAAAATCTTTTTAACCAACAGCTCATCATTCAGCCCTAAAGAAAGCAGTTTTATCATGCTTTTGGCGCTCTCTTATTTTATCTTCTTACAACCCTTATGCGGGATGCTGGCTGATAAAATCAAACGCACCCAAATGCTGATGGTTTTTGCGATCACAGGGCTTATTGTAACGCCCGTTGTCTTTTATGGTATCAAGCATGCCACTAGCGTGTATGAAGCCCTATTTTATGAAATACTCGCATTGAGCAGCATGAGTTTTTACACTTGCATTGCTGGGGTCATTAAGGCGGAATTATTCCCTGAACATGTGCGAGCGCTTGGCGTGGGTTTGGCCTATGCGATTGCGAATGCGCTTTTTGGAGGGAGCGCGAGTTATATAGCGTTAGAGTTCAAACAACATGGTTTTGAATGGGGGTTTGTGGGCTATGTCATGTTGAGTATTATTATCTTTATGGTTATGGTTATCCTATTCCCTAAAAAAACCTATTTGGAATGA
- a CDS encoding flagellar hook-basal body protein, with translation MQNGYYAATGAMATQFNRLDLTSNNLANLNTNGFKRDDAITGDFLRLYQQYREQLPLEDQTKASAKYLNRNLNRVPVLSEIYTDRSLGAFEGTHNPLDFALTSPNLYFAIQTNEGVAYTRDGHFSVDKDGFLVTLNGFRVLSRSGLNEKGGIMLMPDAEIEVNQNGGITFRDNEAQIQAGALALVSFSEPKNLKKIGQNLYTYQGEGVHQVSDSGALRQYMLEKSNVNAVREMSALIEINRFLDMYSKVLKTHQDDMNAEAINKLATKA, from the coding sequence ATGCAAAATGGGTATTATGCGGCCACAGGAGCCATGGCGACACAATTTAACCGCTTGGATTTAACCTCTAATAATTTAGCTAATTTAAACACCAACGGCTTTAAAAGAGACGATGCGATTACAGGCGATTTTTTAAGGCTTTACCAACAATACCGAGAGCAACTGCCCTTAGAAGATCAAACCAAAGCGAGCGCGAAGTATTTAAACCGCAATCTCAATCGTGTGCCTGTTCTATCAGAAATCTATACGGATAGGAGTCTTGGCGCGTTTGAAGGAACGCATAACCCCCTAGATTTTGCCCTAACAAGCCCTAACCTCTATTTTGCGATACAAACTAATGAGGGCGTCGCTTATACCAGAGATGGGCATTTTAGCGTGGATAAAGACGGCTTTTTAGTTACTCTTAATGGCTTTAGGGTGCTTTCTCGTTCGGGCTTGAACGAAAAAGGAGGGATCATGCTCATGCCTGACGCTGAAATTGAAGTCAATCAAAATGGTGGAATCACTTTTAGGGATAATGAAGCCCAAATTCAAGCAGGCGCGTTAGCTTTAGTGAGTTTTAGCGAACCTAAAAATCTTAAAAAAATAGGGCAAAACCTTTATACTTATCAGGGCGAAGGCGTCCATCAAGTCTCTGACTCTGGTGCGTTAAGGCAATACATGCTAGAAAAAAGCAATGTCAATGCGGTGCGCGAGATGAGCGCTTTGATTGAAATCAACCGCTTTTTGGACATGTATTCTAAAGTGTTAAAAACCCATCAAGACGACATGAACGCCGAAGCGATCAACAAACTCGCTACAAAAGCTTAA
- a CDS encoding DUF3883 domain-containing protein, translating to MAKHKNYEILNLIGYALAKFDNDFIKEFGFSTKNAFFEYCVQIGLADTTSVIKNRMDLFDYFFPNKRKGWWQKCGAYIHRKLWIDSLFKNESVKGFSHIVKLFLQEQYGIKDLGITPNACLKTRYKSMQETGLEAELYFLNHYKNIEVFSCGSLKDMRLFGDGYDFYIQTNKQAFLVEVKGIREKQGALRLTQKEYDQVQAYSHDYVLVVVLNLSEKPYLLSIANPLKHLEFKACERKQKSILEYHLIGQIK from the coding sequence ATGGCAAAACATAAGAACTATGAAATTTTAAATCTCATAGGCTATGCTTTGGCAAAATTTGATAATGACTTTATTAAAGAATTTGGTTTTTCTACTAAAAACGCTTTTTTTGAATATTGCGTTCAAATCGGCTTGGCTGACACGACTAGCGTTATTAAAAATCGTATGGATTTATTTGATTATTTTTTTCCTAACAAACGCAAAGGTTGGTGGCAAAAATGCGGTGCCTATATCCATAGAAAATTATGGATTGATAGTTTGTTTAAAAATGAAAGCGTTAAGGGTTTTAGCCATATTGTGAAATTGTTTTTGCAAGAACAATACGGAATCAAAGATTTAGGCATTACCCCTAACGCTTGCCTTAAAACCCGCTATAAAAGCATGCAAGAAACGGGTTTAGAAGCCGAATTGTATTTTTTAAACCACTATAAAAATATAGAAGTGTTTTCTTGTGGGAGTTTAAAAGACATGCGTCTTTTTGGTGATGGGTATGACTTCTATATTCAAACCAACAAGCAAGCGTTTTTAGTGGAAGTTAAGGGGATTAGAGAAAAGCAAGGGGCATTGAGATTGACCCAAAAAGAATACGATCAAGTGCAAGCGTATAGCCATGATTATGTGCTTGTAGTGGTATTGAATTTGAGTGAAAAACCCTATCTTTTGTCTATCGCTAACCCCTTAAAGCATTTAGAATTTAAGGCATGCGAGAGGAAGCAAAAAAGCATTTTAGAATACCACTTAATAGGGCAAATAAAATAA
- the lepA gene encoding translation elongation factor 4 has protein sequence MKNIRNFSIIAHIDHGKSTLADCLISECNAISNREMKSQVMDTMDIEKERGITIKAQSVRLNYTFKGEDYVLNLIDTPGHVDFSYEVSRSLCSCEGALLVVDATQGVEAQTIANTYIALDNNLEILPVINKIDLPNANVLEVKQDIEDTIGIDCSSANEVSAKAKLGIKDLLEKIITTIPAPSGDFNAPLKALIYDSWFDNYLGALALVRIMDGSINTEQEILVMGTGKKHGVLGLYYPNPLKKIPTKSLECGEIGIVSLGLKSVTDIAVGDTLTDAKNPTSKPIEGFMPAKPFVFAGLYPIETDRFEDLREALLKLQLNDCALNFEPESSVALGFGFRVGFLGLLHMEVIKERLEREFSLNLIATAPTVVYEVHLTDNSIKYVQNPSELPPENCIACIKEPFVRATIITPSEFLGNLMQLLNNKRGIQEKMEYLNQSRVMLTYSLPSNEIVMDFYDKLKSCTKGYASFDYEPIENREAHLVKLDVRVAGDVVDALSIIIDKNKAYEKGRALVETMKELIPRQLFEVAIQASVGNKIIARETIKSVGKNVTAKCYGGDITRKRKLLEKQKEGKKRMKAIGKVELPQEAFLAILKID, from the coding sequence ATGAAAAATATCCGCAATTTTTCCATTATCGCTCACATTGACCATGGTAAAAGCACTTTAGCGGATTGTTTGATTTCTGAATGCAACGCTATCAGTAACAGAGAAATGAAAAGCCAAGTGATGGACACGATGGATATTGAAAAAGAAAGGGGCATTACGATTAAGGCTCAAAGCGTGCGCTTGAATTACACTTTTAAGGGGGAGGATTATGTTTTAAACCTCATTGACACCCCAGGGCATGTGGATTTTAGCTATGAAGTGTCTCGCTCTTTGTGTTCGTGCGAAGGGGCGTTATTGGTGGTGGATGCCACTCAAGGCGTGGAAGCGCAAACCATCGCCAACACTTATATCGCTTTAGATAACAATTTAGAGATTTTACCGGTGATCAATAAAATTGATTTGCCCAATGCGAACGTTTTAGAAGTCAAACAGGATATAGAAGACACGATAGGGATTGATTGCTCTAGCGCTAATGAAGTGAGCGCTAAAGCTAAGCTTGGCATTAAAGATTTGTTAGAAAAAATCATTACCACCATTCCTGCCCCTAGCGGTGATTTTAACGCTCCCTTAAAAGCGCTCATTTATGATTCATGGTTTGACAATTATTTAGGGGCGCTAGCACTAGTGCGTATCATGGATGGGAGCATTAATACAGAACAAGAAATTTTAGTGATGGGAACGGGTAAAAAACACGGCGTTTTAGGGCTATACTACCCCAACCCTTTGAAAAAAATCCCCACCAAAAGTTTAGAATGCGGCGAGATTGGCATTGTGAGTTTGGGGCTAAAAAGCGTTACTGATATTGCGGTGGGTGATACGCTCACAGACGCTAAAAACCCTACCTCTAAACCCATTGAAGGCTTTATGCCGGCTAAACCCTTTGTTTTTGCGGGGCTTTACCCTATAGAAACGGACAGATTTGAAGATTTAAGAGAAGCGTTATTGAAACTCCAGCTTAACGATTGCGCTTTAAATTTTGAGCCTGAAAGCTCGGTGGCGCTTGGCTTTGGCTTTAGGGTGGGCTTTTTAGGGTTATTGCACATGGAAGTGATCAAAGAAAGACTGGAAAGGGAATTTAGCCTTAACCTCATCGCTACCGCTCCCACGGTGGTGTATGAAGTGCATTTAACCGATAATAGCATCAAATATGTCCAAAACCCTAGCGAATTGCCCCCTGAAAATTGTATCGCTTGCATCAAAGAGCCTTTTGTGAGGGCGACGATCATCACGCCGAGTGAATTTTTGGGTAATTTAATGCAGTTATTGAACAATAAAAGAGGCATTCAAGAAAAAATGGAATATTTAAACCAGTCTCGTGTCATGCTCACTTATTCCTTGCCGAGCAATGAAATTGTGATGGATTTTTATGACAAGCTCAAATCTTGCACGAAAGGGTATGCGAGCTTTGATTATGAGCCTATAGAAAACAGAGAGGCTCATTTGGTGAAGTTGGATGTGAGGGTGGCAGGCGATGTGGTGGATGCGCTTTCTATCATTATAGATAAAAACAAGGCGTATGAAAAGGGGCGTGCTTTAGTGGAAACGATGAAAGAGCTTATCCCAAGACAGCTTTTTGAAGTCGCTATCCAAGCGAGCGTGGGGAATAAAATCATCGCCAGAGAGACGATTAAATCTGTCGGTAAGAATGTAACGGCTAAGTGCTATGGGGGCGATATTACACGAAAAAGAAAACTCTTAGAAAAGCAAAAAGAGGGCAAGAAACGCATGAAAGCTATCGGTAAGGTGGAGCTTCCCCAAGAAGCGTTTTTAGCGATATTAAAGATCGATTAG